A genome region from Clostridium sp. JN-9 includes the following:
- a CDS encoding hotdog fold domain-containing protein — translation MKALVRMRMSLQDAHYGGNLVDGAKMLQLFGDVATELLIRNDGDEGLFRAYSNVEFLAPVYAGDYIEAEGEIVEIGKSSRKMIFEARKVIVPRPDINESACDVLKEPVIVCRAIGTCVVPKEKQRFSK, via the coding sequence ATGAAAGCTTTAGTGAGGATGAGAATGAGTCTGCAGGATGCACATTATGGCGGGAATCTTGTAGATGGCGCAAAAATGCTGCAGCTGTTTGGGGATGTTGCAACAGAATTACTAATTAGAAATGATGGGGATGAAGGACTTTTCAGAGCTTACAGCAATGTGGAATTTCTAGCTCCAGTATATGCAGGGGATTATATTGAAGCAGAAGGTGAAATTGTGGAAATTGGAAAAAGCTCAAGGAAAATGATTTTTGAGGCAAGAAAGGTTATCGTACCAAGGCCGGATATAAATGAATCCGCATGTGATGTGCTTAAAGAGCCTGTAATCGTTTGCAGAGCAATAGGCACCTGTGTAGTTCCAAAAGAAAAGCAAAGATTTAGTAAATAG
- a CDS encoding OAM dimerization domain-containing protein: MSTGLYSTEKKDYDKHLDLTKIKPYGDTMNDGKIQLSFTLPVPDGDKAVEAAKLIIKTMGLNDPIITHHEPLDKDFTFFVAYGSFIQSINYEEIKVQSVDIKVMDMNEVSQYIKDNIGRKVRIVGASTGTDAHTVGIDAIMNMKGFAGHYGLERYDMIEAYNLGSQVPNEEFIRKAIELKADVLLVSQTVTQKDIHIKNLTELVELLEAEGIREKVILICGGPRITNEMAKEMGYDAGFGPGQYADNVASFAVTEMVKRKLV; this comes from the coding sequence ATGAGCACAGGCTTATATTCAACTGAAAAAAAGGATTATGATAAGCATCTGGATTTAACAAAAATAAAACCCTATGGTGATACCATGAATGATGGTAAAATTCAGCTTAGCTTCACACTTCCTGTTCCTGATGGGGATAAAGCCGTTGAAGCTGCAAAGCTTATAATTAAAACCATGGGACTAAATGATCCTATAATAACTCATCACGAGCCATTAGATAAAGACTTTACCTTCTTTGTTGCATATGGAAGTTTTATTCAAAGCATTAATTATGAAGAAATAAAAGTGCAGTCTGTAGACATTAAAGTTATGGATATGAATGAAGTGTCACAATATATAAAAGATAATATTGGCAGAAAGGTAAGAATAGTAGGTGCAAGTACTGGTACAGATGCTCATACGGTAGGCATAGATGCCATTATGAATATGAAGGGATTTGCAGGCCATTATGGCCTTGAAAGGTATGATATGATAGAAGCCTATAATTTAGGCAGCCAGGTTCCTAATGAAGAATTTATCAGAAAGGCTATTGAATTAAAGGCAGATGTACTTTTAGTATCACAGACAGTTACCCAGAAAGATATTCACATTAAAAATCTAACAGAACTGGTGGAACTCCTTGAAGCAGAGGGCATCAGAGAAAAGGTGATTTTAATATGCGGGGGACCAAGGATCACTAATGAGATGGCAAAGGAAATGGGTTACGATGCAGGCTTCGGGCCTGGTCAGTATGCTGATAATGTGGCTTCATTTGCAGTTACTGAAATGGTTAAAAGGAAGCTTGTGTAA
- a CDS encoding L-erythro-3,5-diaminohexanoate dehydrogenase → MKKGCKFGTHRVIEPQGVLTQAAYKIDNNMDIYDNEILVDVIALNIDSASFTQIEKEAEGDIEKIKSKIMSIVNERGKMQNPVTGSGGMFIGTVAKIGDALKGRDLKVGDKIASLVSLSLTPLKIEEITDVKKDIDRVEIKGQAILFESGIYAKLPSDMSETLALAALDVAGAPAQTAKLVRPGQSVLVLGAAGKSGMLCCYEAMKRVGPTGKVIALVRKPWQAENLKNWGLCHTAILGDAQKPIDVLNKTLEANNGKEVDISINCVNIQNTEMSSILPVKDTGIVYFFSMATSFTKAALGAEGVGKDVTMIIGNGYTKDHAEITLSELRESETMRKIFEKNYLK, encoded by the coding sequence ATGAAAAAAGGATGTAAATTTGGAACACACAGAGTAATTGAACCACAAGGAGTTTTAACTCAGGCAGCATACAAAATAGATAACAATATGGATATTTATGATAATGAAATATTAGTAGATGTTATTGCATTAAACATTGATTCTGCAAGCTTTACACAAATTGAAAAAGAAGCAGAGGGAGACATAGAAAAAATAAAATCCAAAATCATGTCTATAGTTAATGAAAGAGGAAAAATGCAGAACCCTGTCACAGGCTCTGGTGGGATGTTCATAGGTACTGTAGCTAAGATTGGTGATGCTTTAAAGGGCAGAGATCTGAAAGTTGGAGACAAAATAGCTTCACTTGTATCCTTATCACTTACTCCTTTAAAAATAGAAGAAATTACAGATGTAAAAAAGGACATTGACAGAGTAGAGATAAAAGGACAGGCAATATTATTTGAAAGCGGCATTTATGCAAAACTTCCTAGCGATATGTCAGAAACATTAGCTCTGGCAGCTTTGGATGTAGCAGGGGCACCAGCTCAAACCGCAAAGCTTGTTAGACCAGGACAAAGTGTCCTTGTACTTGGAGCAGCAGGAAAGTCAGGTATGCTTTGCTGTTATGAAGCTATGAAGAGAGTAGGACCTACAGGGAAGGTAATAGCTTTAGTCAGAAAACCATGGCAGGCAGAAAATTTAAAGAATTGGGGATTATGCCATACTGCAATATTAGGAGATGCACAAAAACCAATTGATGTTTTAAATAAGACACTGGAAGCAAACAATGGCAAAGAAGTTGATATTTCAATTAACTGCGTAAACATTCAGAACACAGAAATGTCCAGTATACTGCCAGTAAAAGATACAGGTATTGTATACTTCTTCTCAATGGCAACCAGTTTTACAAAAGCAGCTTTAGGCGCAGAGGGTGTAGGTAAAGATGTCACTATGATTATAGGAAATGGATATACAAAAGATCATGCTGAAATAACTTTATCAGAACTAAGAGAGAGCGAAACCATGAGAAAAATATTCGAAAAAAATTACTTAAAATAA
- a CDS encoding lysine 5,6-aminomutase subunit alpha — protein sequence MESKLNLDLNVVEQARKYARNIAQETQKFINQHTTVTVERTICRLLGIDGIDEFSVPLPNIVVDNIEKGNGLGIGAAYYIGNAMVQTKLSPWEIALKVSKHELELTELPSSDLFDIKLAVNTAAMKSIEKIKENKKIRQDFINEYGDKKGPYLYVIVATGNIYEDITQAVAAAKQGADIIAVIRTTGQSLLDYVPYGATTEGFGGTFATQENFRLMRKALDEAGEQVHRYIRLCNYCSGLCMPEIAAMGAMERLDVMLNDALYGILFRDINMKRTMVDQYFSRVINGFAGVIINTGEDNYLTTSDAVEEAHTVLASQFINEQFALLAGLPEEQMGLGHAFEMSPDLKNGFLLELAQAQMAREIFPRAPLKYMPPTKFMTGNIFKGQVQDALFNMVTIITGQKIHLLGMLTEAIHTPFMSDRALSIENAKYIFNNMADLGEEITFKQGGIIQSRAKEVLEKSCELLGEIQNEGLFSTLSQGKFAGIKRPIDGGKGLDGVFEKEPQYFNPFIELMVGGEE from the coding sequence ATGGAAAGTAAGTTGAATCTTGATTTAAATGTTGTGGAACAGGCTAGGAAATATGCAAGGAACATAGCACAGGAAACACAGAAATTTATAAATCAGCATACAACAGTTACAGTGGAAAGAACTATATGCAGACTTCTTGGCATAGATGGAATAGATGAATTTTCTGTGCCGCTTCCAAATATTGTTGTAGATAATATTGAAAAGGGAAATGGACTTGGCATTGGGGCAGCATACTATATTGGAAATGCAATGGTGCAGACAAAACTTTCACCTTGGGAAATTGCCTTAAAGGTTTCAAAACATGAATTAGAATTAACTGAACTGCCATCTTCTGATTTGTTTGACATAAAATTAGCTGTAAACACAGCTGCAATGAAGAGCATTGAAAAAATAAAAGAAAACAAAAAAATCAGACAGGATTTTATAAATGAATATGGAGATAAAAAAGGGCCATATTTATATGTTATTGTTGCTACAGGAAATATTTATGAGGATATAACACAAGCTGTAGCTGCTGCAAAACAAGGAGCAGACATAATAGCTGTAATAAGAACTACTGGTCAGAGCCTGCTTGATTATGTACCCTATGGTGCCACCACAGAAGGCTTTGGAGGCACATTTGCCACACAGGAAAACTTCAGACTTATGAGAAAAGCACTGGATGAAGCAGGAGAACAGGTTCACAGATATATAAGATTATGTAACTATTGTTCAGGACTCTGCATGCCTGAGATTGCTGCCATGGGTGCTATGGAGAGGCTTGATGTAATGCTGAATGATGCCCTTTATGGAATTTTATTCAGAGATATTAATATGAAAAGAACCATGGTAGATCAATATTTTTCAAGAGTAATAAATGGATTTGCCGGAGTAATAATTAACACAGGTGAAGATAACTATCTTACCACATCAGATGCAGTGGAGGAGGCCCACACAGTATTGGCATCACAGTTTATAAATGAACAGTTTGCACTTTTAGCAGGGCTGCCTGAGGAACAGATGGGACTTGGTCATGCCTTTGAAATGAGTCCTGATTTGAAAAATGGATTTCTTTTAGAGCTTGCCCAGGCGCAAATGGCAAGAGAAATATTTCCAAGAGCTCCATTAAAATATATGCCTCCTACTAAATTTATGACAGGCAATATATTTAAGGGTCAGGTTCAGGATGCATTGTTCAATATGGTTACAATAATTACAGGACAAAAGATACATCTTCTTGGAATGCTCACAGAAGCAATACACACCCCATTTATGTCCGACAGAGCTCTATCCATAGAAAATGCAAAATATATATTTAATAACATGGCGGATTTAGGGGAAGAGATAACATTTAAACAAGGAGGAATAATACAAAGCAGGGCAAAGGAAGTTCTTGAAAAATCCTGCGAGTTATTGGGAGAGATACAAAATGAAGGATTATTTAGTACACTAAGTCAGGGAAAATTTGCAGGTATAAAGAGGCCAATAGATGGAGGCAAAGGATTAGATGGAGTATTTGAAAAAGAGCCTCAGTATTTTAATCCATTTATAGAGTTAATGGTTGGAGGTGAAGAGTAA
- a CDS encoding glycine betaine ABC transporter substrate-binding protein, translated as MQHIELTVFAVIMAIVVGVPLGILITRYKKLSAPVIGIANVVQAIPSLALLGFLIPVLGIGSKPAILMVFLYSLLPIIKNTHTGLDNINPDIIEAAKGIGMTNSQILRIVQIPLALPIIMSGIRISAVTAVGLMTIAAFIGAGGLGYMVFAGVQTVDNNMVLAGAIPACILALLMDYIIGKIEKGVTPPGIKKSDGTIKIPKKKRKGKKYLKQIIAASLVIVIIIGAALTYEKKQDTIVVGSKNYNEQLILGNMIAELIEKNSDIKVERKMNLGGTSVALSALKAGEVDCYVEYTGTALVNIMNQAPIKDPDKAYKVVSDYYTKNYDVTWLNPLGFNNTYTLAVRPDTAEKYNLKTFSDLAKVSNQLKLGSTIEFSNREDGYLGLNKKYNMNFKDVKAIDGGLRYTSIANKKTDVVDAFSTDGLLKGFNLKVLEDDKNFFPSYYAVPIVKNSTLKKHPELKGIINKLSGKIDEQQMRDLNYKVDKLQQSPEKVADDFLRENGLVK; from the coding sequence ATGCAGCACATAGAATTAACAGTTTTTGCAGTAATTATGGCCATAGTTGTTGGAGTGCCTCTTGGTATACTTATAACCAGATATAAAAAATTATCAGCGCCAGTTATAGGAATTGCCAATGTAGTACAAGCAATACCAAGTTTAGCTCTGCTTGGTTTTTTGATTCCCGTTTTAGGGATTGGAAGTAAGCCAGCTATATTGATGGTTTTTTTATATTCATTGCTTCCAATAATTAAAAATACTCACACTGGTCTGGATAATATAAACCCTGACATTATTGAGGCAGCTAAAGGTATTGGTATGACTAACAGCCAGATATTGCGAATTGTACAAATACCCTTGGCTCTTCCAATAATTATGTCAGGAATAAGAATTTCAGCGGTTACCGCAGTGGGACTTATGACTATTGCTGCATTTATTGGAGCAGGCGGTCTTGGGTATATGGTTTTCGCAGGAGTTCAAACCGTAGATAATAATATGGTTTTAGCAGGAGCAATACCTGCATGCATACTTGCTCTGCTTATGGATTATATTATAGGCAAAATTGAAAAAGGTGTAACTCCCCCAGGAATTAAAAAATCAGATGGTACAATTAAAATTCCTAAGAAGAAAAGAAAGGGAAAGAAGTATTTAAAGCAGATAATAGCAGCTTCTTTGGTAATTGTTATAATAATTGGAGCAGCACTTACTTATGAGAAAAAACAGGACACTATAGTGGTAGGCTCTAAGAATTATAATGAACAATTAATACTAGGAAACATGATTGCTGAATTAATAGAAAAGAACTCCGACATAAAAGTTGAGAGAAAAATGAATTTAGGCGGTACCAGTGTAGCACTTAGTGCACTTAAAGCAGGAGAAGTTGATTGTTATGTGGAATACACCGGAACTGCATTAGTTAATATTATGAATCAGGCTCCTATTAAAGATCCAGACAAAGCCTACAAAGTTGTAAGTGATTATTATACTAAAAATTACGATGTAACATGGCTAAATCCATTAGGTTTTAATAATACCTATACCTTAGCTGTAAGACCGGACACAGCTGAAAAATATAATCTGAAAACATTCTCTGATCTTGCTAAAGTGAGTAATCAATTAAAATTAGGCAGTACTATAGAATTCAGCAACAGAGAGGATGGATACTTAGGATTAAATAAAAAATATAATATGAACTTTAAAGATGTTAAGGCTATAGATGGCGGCTTAAGGTATACATCTATTGCCAATAAAAAGACAGATGTTGTAGATGCCTTTTCAACAGATGGGCTTCTCAAAGGGTTTAATCTTAAAGTTTTGGAAGATGATAAAAACTTTTTCCCATCATATTATGCTGTACCTATTGTAAAAAACAGCACACTAAAAAAACATCCTGAACTAAAGGGTATAATAAACAAATTGTCTGGAAAAATCGATGAACAGCAAATGAGAGATCTTAATTATAAGGTGGATAAGCTTCAGCAGTCACCTGAGAAGGTAGCAGACGATTTCCTTAGGGAAAATGGCTTAGTTAAATAA
- a CDS encoding 3-keto-5-aminohexanoate cleavage protein, with translation MDKLIITAAICGAEVTKDNNPSVPYTVEEIGREAESAYKAGASIIHLHVREDDGTPTQSKERFNECFEEIRKRCKDVIIQPSTGGAVGMTDEERLQPVYLLPEMATLDCGTCNFGGDDIFVNTENTIKNFGEKFMKLNIKPELEVFDKGMIDMALRVQKKGYIKTPMHFNFVMGVNGGISAAARDLVFMAESIPKGSTFTVSGIGKKEFEMGTLAIIMGGHVRVGFEDNVYMSKGKLAGSNGELVEKVVRISRELGREIASPDEARAILGLKK, from the coding sequence ATGGATAAATTAATTATAACTGCGGCAATTTGCGGCGCAGAGGTTACAAAGGATAATAATCCTAGTGTTCCTTATACTGTAGAGGAAATAGGGAGAGAAGCAGAATCAGCCTATAAAGCTGGGGCCAGCATTATTCATCTCCATGTGAGAGAAGATGATGGTACACCAACACAAAGTAAAGAAAGATTTAATGAATGTTTTGAAGAGATAAGAAAGCGTTGTAAAGATGTAATAATACAGCCATCTACAGGGGGTGCTGTAGGTATGACCGATGAAGAAAGGCTTCAGCCTGTTTATCTTTTACCTGAGATGGCCACACTTGACTGCGGCACCTGTAATTTTGGAGGAGATGACATATTCGTAAATACTGAGAACACTATTAAAAACTTTGGGGAAAAGTTCATGAAATTAAATATTAAACCTGAGCTGGAGGTTTTTGATAAGGGAATGATCGATATGGCTCTTCGTGTTCAAAAAAAAGGATATATAAAAACTCCAATGCATTTTAATTTTGTTATGGGGGTTAACGGAGGAATAAGTGCAGCAGCAAGAGATTTGGTATTTATGGCAGAAAGTATTCCAAAGGGAAGTACTTTTACCGTATCCGGAATTGGAAAAAAAGAATTTGAAATGGGAACTTTAGCTATTATAATGGGGGGGCATGTAAGAGTGGGCTTTGAAGATAACGTTTACATGTCTAAAGGCAAACTGGCAGGTTCAAATGGAGAACTAGTTGAGAAAGTTGTAAGAATATCCAGGGAGCTTGGAAGAGAAATTGCATCTCCAGATGAAGCAAGAGCCATATTAGGTTTAAAGAAATAA
- a CDS encoding MBL fold metallo-hydrolase has translation MELTKIKGNTYYINAPTNCGVYSFKNKNCLLIDTNINNSTAKKLDEVLINNNLHPKFIINTHNHIDHCGGNLYFQETYPGCLVYTSAKEKLFMENNEVFPSVLFSASPASQLKSNKVYNVDFELSYGTNKLNDEKFEIISLKGHSLDQIGVITPEKVCFLGDSIFSKEIISKYSLPYLYDISESVNTLNNIKELDADYFVLSHGNSVLDKEGIIDLADFNLKNIDYYMNTIMDLLDEPLTREDILQNLVILNNLTMNFKEYHLNLAAVSAFISYFLNLNLINYSIEDGKLYYYKAAKEQRLNNR, from the coding sequence ATGGAATTAACAAAAATTAAAGGTAATACCTATTATATAAATGCTCCTACAAACTGCGGGGTATATTCTTTTAAGAATAAGAACTGCTTATTAATTGATACAAATATAAATAACTCAACAGCTAAAAAACTTGATGAAGTGTTAATAAATAATAATCTTCATCCAAAATTTATTATTAATACCCATAATCATATTGATCACTGTGGAGGAAATTTATATTTTCAGGAAACCTATCCTGGGTGCTTAGTGTATACATCTGCAAAAGAAAAACTGTTTATGGAAAATAATGAAGTATTTCCTTCAGTTTTATTTTCAGCTTCTCCAGCAAGCCAGTTAAAATCAAATAAAGTCTATAATGTGGACTTTGAATTAAGTTATGGAACCAATAAGCTAAATGATGAAAAGTTTGAAATTATTTCATTAAAAGGTCACAGCTTAGATCAAATTGGTGTTATTACACCTGAAAAAGTGTGTTTTCTAGGGGACTCAATATTCAGCAAAGAAATAATTTCGAAATATTCCCTTCCATATTTATATGATATATCTGAGTCTGTTAATACATTGAATAATATAAAAGAGCTGGATGCAGATTACTTTGTTTTAAGCCATGGGAACAGTGTTCTGGACAAAGAAGGCATAATAGATCTTGCAGATTTTAATTTAAAAAATATTGATTATTATATGAATACCATAATGGACTTGCTGGATGAACCTCTCACAAGAGAGGATATTCTTCAAAACCTGGTTATATTAAATAATCTTACTATGAATTTTAAGGAATATCATTTAAATTTAGCAGCGGTATCAGCTTTCATTAGTTATTTTCTAAATCTTAACTTAATTAACTATTCCATTGAAGATGGTAAACTATACTATTACAAGGCAGCAAAAGAACAAAGATTAAATAACAGATAA
- a CDS encoding ABC transporter ATP-binding protein: protein MIEFKDINKKFKNKEVIKKINLNINRGEFVVLIGPSGCGKTTTLKMINKLIIPTSGSIYIDGQDISDVDPIELRRGIGYVIQQTGLFPHMTVGENISIVPTLRKWTHKKIMDKTITLLKMVGMDPDTYMDRYPCELSGGQQQRVGVARAFATDPEIILMDEPFSALDPITRNQLQDELYNLQQELKKTIVFVTHDMDEALKLGDRICIMRDGGILQFDTAEKILKNPASIYVEEFIGKNRIWKQPELIRAKDIMITEPIKTSANRTLVQAVEIMKSSKVDSLLIVDKEDKLTGIVTLKDIRKHDNKSLKLESIMEKEIKAVNINESLIDILKKMNCYKVGYMPVIDDNSKLAGLITKSSLLSVLTTQYIDQEVDI from the coding sequence ATGATAGAGTTTAAAGATATTAATAAAAAATTTAAAAACAAAGAAGTAATAAAAAAAATAAATCTAAATATAAATAGGGGAGAGTTTGTTGTTTTAATAGGACCAAGCGGATGTGGAAAAACTACAACACTAAAAATGATAAACAAACTAATTATTCCAACTTCAGGAAGTATATATATCGATGGTCAGGATATATCTGATGTTGATCCTATTGAACTAAGAAGGGGTATAGGATATGTTATCCAGCAGACTGGACTTTTCCCTCATATGACCGTGGGTGAAAACATATCAATAGTTCCAACTTTAAGAAAATGGACACACAAAAAAATTATGGATAAAACAATAACTCTTTTAAAAATGGTTGGAATGGATCCCGATACTTATATGGATAGATATCCATGTGAACTTAGCGGAGGACAGCAGCAAAGGGTTGGAGTAGCCAGGGCTTTTGCTACAGACCCGGAAATAATTTTAATGGACGAACCATTTAGTGCTTTAGACCCAATTACAAGAAATCAGCTGCAGGATGAATTGTATAATCTTCAGCAGGAATTAAAAAAGACTATAGTCTTCGTTACTCATGATATGGATGAAGCATTAAAACTTGGTGATAGAATTTGTATTATGAGGGATGGGGGTATATTACAGTTTGATACTGCAGAGAAAATACTGAAGAATCCAGCAAGTATATATGTAGAAGAGTTTATTGGCAAAAATAGAATATGGAAGCAGCCTGAGTTAATAAGAGCCAAAGATATTATGATTACTGAGCCCATTAAAACCTCAGCAAACAGAACTTTAGTACAAGCAGTTGAAATTATGAAATCCAGCAAAGTAGACAGCTTATTAATTGTTGATAAAGAGGATAAACTTACTGGTATTGTCACATTAAAGGATATTAGAAAACATGATAATAAGAGCCTTAAACTTGAAAGTATCATGGAAAAAGAAATTAAAGCAGTTAATATTAATGAATCACTTATAGATATCCTTAAGAAAATGAATTGCTACAAAGTAGGATATATGCCTGTTATAGATGATAATTCCAAATTAGCAGGACTCATAACAAAAAGTAGTTTATTAAGCGTATTAACTACTCAGTATATTGATCAGGAGGTGGACATATAG
- the ablA gene encoding lysine 2,3-aminomutase, whose amino-acid sequence MNKGSGLFNNVPDEQWNDWHWQIKNRIETIDELKKYINLTEEEEKGARLCLKSLRMAITPYYLSLINPKNPDDPIRKEAIPTALELVRSPVDLVDPLHEDGDSPVPGLTHRYPDRVLLLVTDQCSMYCRHCTRRRFTGQNDKPMPLKQIDNAIEYIAKTPVIRDVLISGGDPLTLSDDKLEYIIKKLRAIPHVEIIRIGSRVPVVMPQRITDDLVNMLKKYHPIWLNTHFNHPNEITEESKAACEKLADAGIPLGNQSVLLKGVNDCVDIMKKLVHELVKIRVRPYYIYQCDLSVGLEHFRTPVSKGVEIIEGLRGHTSGFCVPTFVVDAPGGGGKIPVMPNYVISQSPDKVILRNFEGVITTYNQPTNYTSHCGCKDCEDMRESKKVGIAGLLNNQQVALEPEGLARKRRNKIKD is encoded by the coding sequence ATGAATAAAGGTTCTGGATTGTTTAATAATGTGCCTGATGAACAGTGGAATGACTGGCACTGGCAGATAAAAAACAGAATTGAAACTATTGACGAATTAAAAAAATATATTAACCTTACAGAAGAAGAAGAAAAAGGGGCAAGACTATGTCTTAAAAGCCTGAGAATGGCAATTACACCATATTATCTTTCTTTAATTAATCCAAAAAACCCTGATGATCCTATAAGGAAGGAGGCAATTCCCACAGCTTTGGAATTAGTAAGATCCCCTGTGGACTTAGTGGATCCTCTTCATGAGGATGGAGATTCACCAGTGCCGGGATTAACTCACAGATATCCTGACAGAGTGCTGCTATTGGTTACAGATCAGTGTTCAATGTACTGCAGACATTGTACCAGAAGGCGTTTTACAGGGCAGAATGACAAACCTATGCCTTTGAAACAAATCGATAATGCCATTGAATATATTGCTAAAACTCCCGTTATAAGAGATGTACTTATATCAGGAGGAGATCCATTGACGTTATCAGATGATAAATTAGAATACATTATAAAAAAGCTTAGGGCAATCCCACATGTGGAAATAATAAGAATAGGTTCCAGAGTACCTGTGGTTATGCCCCAAAGAATAACTGATGACTTAGTAAATATGCTTAAAAAATATCATCCAATATGGTTAAATACACACTTTAATCATCCAAATGAGATTACAGAAGAATCAAAAGCTGCCTGTGAAAAACTTGCCGATGCAGGAATACCTTTGGGGAATCAATCAGTTTTGTTAAAAGGTGTAAATGATTGTGTTGATATTATGAAAAAGCTTGTTCATGAATTAGTTAAAATAAGAGTAAGGCCATATTATATTTATCAATGTGACCTTTCAGTTGGACTGGAACACTTTAGAACACCAGTATCTAAGGGTGTAGAGATAATAGAGGGACTAAGAGGGCATACTTCCGGATTCTGCGTGCCGACTTTTGTAGTAGATGCTCCAGGGGGTGGAGGGAAAATACCTGTTATGCCTAACTATGTAATATCCCAAAGTCCTGATAAAGTGATTTTAAGAAATTTTGAAGGTGTAATAACAACCTATAATCAGCCAACAAATTATACTTCACACTGCGGCTGTAAAGATTGTGAAGACATGAGGGAAAGTAAGAAAGTAGGTATAGCAGGATTATTAAATAATCAGCAGGTTGCATTGGAGCCAGAAGGATTGGCTAGAAAGAGGAGGAATAAAATAAAAGATTAA
- a CDS encoding TrkA C-terminal domain-containing protein, whose amino-acid sequence MEEDIVKPVYQQIAIDLANRITRGEFKIGTKLHGRSTLAGQYNVSPETIRRAVTLLDDMNIVDVSHGKGIMVKSIDSAFKFIEKFRSHDSMNSLKKSINSVIERKGKLDEELTAYIDKLIDSTERFKNSNPFAPMEIEIPKNSKLIGKTIGEVNFWQNTGTTIIGIRRNKTLILSPGPYAAFIEGDVYIMIGDENSYERVKNFINE is encoded by the coding sequence ATGGAGGAAGATATTGTTAAACCTGTATATCAACAAATAGCTATTGATTTGGCAAATAGAATTACCAGGGGAGAATTTAAAATAGGAACAAAACTGCATGGAAGATCAACTTTAGCAGGTCAATATAATGTATCCCCTGAGACTATACGAAGAGCTGTAACCTTATTAGATGATATGAACATAGTGGATGTGTCACATGGAAAAGGAATAATGGTTAAATCCATTGATTCAGCTTTTAAATTCATAGAAAAATTTAGAAGTCATGATTCCATGAATTCATTAAAAAAAAGTATAAACAGCGTTATTGAACGAAAAGGGAAATTAGATGAAGAATTAACTGCTTATATAGATAAACTTATTGATAGTACTGAAAGATTTAAAAATTCAAATCCTTTTGCTCCCATGGAAATTGAAATACCAAAAAACTCTAAACTTATTGGAAAAACAATAGGAGAAGTTAACTTTTGGCAGAATACGGGAACAACTATAATTGGAATAAGAAGAAACAAGACATTGATATTATCTCCTGGTCCATATGCTGCATTTATTGAGGGAGATGTATATATAATGATTGGTGATGAAAACTCTTATGAAAGAGTGAAAAACTTTATAAATGAATAA